One Eremothecium cymbalariae DBVPG#7215 chromosome 2, complete sequence DNA window includes the following coding sequences:
- the NOP12 gene encoding rRNA-processing protein NOP12 (similar to Ashbya gossypii ACR274W): MSALVNLFGSLKTDKLQKNVADLLQTSSGPVDTLQVKAKKRTVLEEDHNEEEEHNEDVLDGKVEAVARKRVKRMSGEEEQDNLEGEYFAKILGEEEKEEKEEKDAGAGVKMGEGANASRIDLKEFELEKADRTVFVGNVTHDAIVSKKVYKEFKKLLSLATDRNSLDEGDEDEYAGGSKQSTENPKVESIRFRSIAFEEPLPRKVAFVQQKLHKSRDSVNAYVVYKERSSIPVVCKALNGVVFHGHHLRFDSVAHPAPHDKKRSVFVGNLDFEEIEENLWKHFESCGDIEYVRIIRDPKSNVGKGFAYVQFMDAGSVNKALLLHEKKMTIGKCRKLRVSRCKNMKKVQPLPGKLNKLTDQQKTKIGRAKKILGNVDRATIGKKLTIEGQRASKDDTTPNLNRKKKRSKTGRVTKRSQAFKKSMRDTSKSK; the protein is encoded by the coding sequence ATGTCGGCATTAGTTAATCTTTTTGGGTCTTTGAAGACGGACAAGCTGCAGAAGAATGTCGCGGACTTGCTGCAGACGTCGAGCGGGCCGGTGGACACATTGCAGGTGAAGGCTAAGAAGAGAACGGTGTTGGAGGAAGATCATAACGAGGAGGAAGAACATAACGAGGATGTTCTGGACGGTAAGGTGGAGGCGGTTGCCAGGAAGCGGGTGAAGAGAATGTCTGGGGAGGAGGAGCAAGATAACCTAGAAGGAGAATACTTCGCCAAGATACTGGGagaggaggagaaggaggagaaggaggagaAGGATGCTGGGGCAGGTGTAAAGATGGGTGAAGGAGCGAACGCTAGCAGGattgatttgaaagaaTTCGAACTTGAGAAAGCAGATAGGACTGTGTTTGTTGGTAATGTCACACATGATGCAATCGTATCGAAAAAGGTTTATaaggaatttaaaaaactGTTAAGTTTAGCTACAGATAGGAATAGTTTAGATGAGGGGGACGAGGACGAGTATGCGGGAGGTAGCAAGCAGTCCACAGAAAATCCCAAGGTCGAGAGTATCAGATTTAGGTCAATTGCGTTTGAGGAGCCGTTGCCAAGAAAGGTTGCATTTGTACAGCAAAAATTGCATAAGTCTAGAGATTCGGTTAATGCGTATGTCGTATACAAAGAGCGTTCATCAATTCCAGTTGTATGTAAGGCGTTGAATGGGGTTGTATTCCATGGTCATCATTTAAGATTCGACTCGGTTGCCCACCCGGCTCCTCACGATAAGAAGAGATCTGTATTTGTGGGGAATCTAGACTTTGAGGAAATTGAAGAGAATTTATGGAAACATTTTGAGTCCTGTGGGGACATCGAATATGTTCGTATTATCAGAGACCCAAAAAGTAACGTTGGAAAGGGATTCGCCTACGTGCAGTTTATGGATGCCGGATCGGTGAACAAAGCACTGCTGTTAcatgaaaagaaaatgacaATTGGTAAATGCAGAAAGCTTCGCGTCAGTAGATGTaagaatatgaagaagGTTCAGCCGCTGCCCGGtaagttgaacaaattgACTGATCAACAAAAGACGAAGATTGGCAGAGCCAAGAAAATCTTGGGTAATGTAGACAGAGCCACCATTGGTAAGAAATTAACCATAGAAGGACAAAGAGCCAGCAAAGATGATACCACCCCAAATCTCAAcaggaaaaagaaaagatcAAAAACTGGTAGAGTGACTAAACGTTCTCaagctttcaaaaaatcaatgAGGGACACATCTAAATCAAAGTAA
- the SYN8 gene encoding syntaxin (similar to Ashbya gossypii ACR275W) encodes MLQEGDIDVDYENEEDLNDLTLKYNECIEDFPDELINKDLYLFKRKPRQTSKSLYPPNEVKRVRFQENPIEEQEPFSNDMPQFKPCMDDRDVEFAQDKQKLFDERTPTPDGQIRHSPLTNQDLFIHQQQQLMEQDTQLDHLSDSIRRNHRLTVDINREVTDQNDGVLNDLENMLNSSTQNLDRARRRLQIFEKTARENGPCFMIVVLSMILVLLLVVL; translated from the coding sequence ATGCTTCAGGAAGGTGATATAGATGTAGATTACGAAAATGAGGAGGACTTGAATGACTTAACACTTAAATACAATGAGTGCATTGAAGATTTTCCAGATGAGTTAATAAATAAAGACTTATACCTTTTTAAACGGAAACCAAGGCAGACCTCTAAAAGTTTGTATCCTCCAAATGAAGTCAAGCGTGTGAGATTCCAGGAGAATCCAATCGAGGAACAAGAACCCTTTAGCAATGACATGCCCCAATTTAAGCCGTGTATGGATGATCGTGATGTTGAGTTTGCTCAAGATAAACAGAAACTATTTGACGAACGTACTCCTACTCCTGATGGGCAGATTAGACATTCGCCACTTACAAATCAAGATCTATTTATtcatcagcaacaacaacttaTGGAACAAGATACACAGTTGGATCATTTATCAGATTCAATACGTCGCAATCACAGGCTGACTGTGGATATAAATAGAGAAGTTACAGATCAAAATGACGGGGTATTGAATGATCTGGAAAACATGCTAAATAGTTCTACTCAAAACCTGGATAGAGCAAGGAGGAGGCTTcagatatttgaaaagacTGCGAGAGAAAACGGTCCGTGTTTTATGATTGTGGTTTTGTCGATGATTCTCGTACTGTTATTGGTTGTATTATAG
- a CDS encoding uncharacterized protein (similar to Ashbya gossypii ACR276C) encodes MIPQLFSGSNASGLNQRVRCQQQQQQQQQQSQQKMSPPATVVNTHQEASREARLKLNCMKSFMDDHIFFIDPYHYSATATQLPGQIHISNANSMLSPESHVHAVLGSSNRVVGNQQQPQNFQQHSSSNHLPATTAYNRQQYLQSQTANHSSYAQRQYSQGTSYLSAHNGINNQYQTNRSW; translated from the coding sequence ATGATCCCTCAATTATTTAGTGGTAGCAATGCTTCTGGTTTAAATCAAAGAGTGCGATgccaacaacaacaacaacagcagcagcaacaatcACAGCAAAAAATGTCTCCACCCGCCACTGTAGTTAATACTCATCAAGAAGCTAGTCGTGAGGCTAGGCTAAAACTAAATTGCATGAAATCTTTTATGGATGAccatatatttttcataGATCCATATCACTACTCTGCTACCGCCACACAGTTGCCAGGCCAGATCCATATTTCTAACGCTAATTCAATGTTATCGCCAGAATCTCATGTACATGCTGTATTAGGTTCTTCTAACCGGGTCGTTGGTAACCAGCAACAACCGCAAAACTTTCAGCAGCatagcagcagcaatcaCCTCCCTGCCACGACTGCATACAATCGCCAACAATATTTACAAAGCCAAACGGCGAACCATAGTTCGTACGCCCAAAGGCAGTACAGTCAAGGCACTTCATATTTATCAGCTCACAATGGCATTAACAATCAATATCAAACAAACAGAAGTTGGTGA
- the NGL1 gene encoding RNA exonuclease (similar to Ashbya gossypii ACR277C): MIHRRIVPISKNSHLKLMNGTNNVSSNKTLSVLTYNMLSPYYMWPQVYTYVPDKFKDWNYRHKLLEYELFYKHKADILCLQELTTEDYNQFWRKQMKRRLSYGSNFISKPPPKYWTAGLQEMDGVGTFYNTEKLEFISSTVIYLNDFLSMFSKRELDWMSRRQITQTNGANDPVTTRSLLSILLDRNQVCLFVCLREKDTKSLIVVVNTHLYWKYDEVKLSQCLTIMRKLKQVINKLTTTLEGVTYSQIKIILGGDLNSTRDSLLIKFLNGNIITHGELNLQNSMRPFLSHNVYDSVPHGIFDNTCYSGKLKGIFDYIWFHERDFKLISVLSGKEVSEELSSTGQFGLPNEIHPSDHIPIFIEFEIL; encoded by the coding sequence ATGATACATCGAAGAATTGTTCCAATAAGTAAAAATAGTCATCTTAAGCTTATGAATGGGACTAACAATGTGAGTTCCAATAAAACTTTGAGTGTTTTAACCTACAACATGTTATCTCCGTACTATATGTGGCCTCAGGTATATACATACGTGCCCGATAAGTTTAAGGACTGGAATTATCGCCATAAACTATTAGAATATGAGTTGTTTTACAAACATAAGGCTGATATTTTATGTTTACAGGAACTGACTACTGAGGATTATAACCAGTTTTGGAGAAAGcaaatgaaaagaagacTCAGTTACGGATCTAATTTTATTTCCAAACCGCCTCCTAAATATTGGACTGCAGGGTTGCAAGAAATGGACGGTGTTGGCACATTTTATAATACGGAAAAGCTTGAATTCATTTCATCAACTGTAATTTATTTGAATGATTTCTTATCCATGTTTAGTAAGCGAGAGTTAGATTGGATGTCACGGAGACAGATCACTCAGACAAACGGTGCCAATGATCCAGTCACAACTCGTAGTCTTCTGAGTATTCTTCTTGATAGAAACCAAGTATGTCTATTCGTATGCCTCAGAGAGAAGGATACTAAGAGTTTGATAGTAGTTGTCAACACTCATTTATATTGGAAATACGACGAAGTGAAGCTGTCACAATGCTTAACAATCATGCGAAAATTGAAGCAAGTAATCAACAAGCTAACTACAACGCTAGAAGGTGTGACATATTCccaaattaaaattattttAGGCGGTGACTTAAATTCCACACGAGATTCACTGCTAATAAAATTCTTAAATGGCAACATTATAACTCATGGGGAACTTAATCTACAGAATTCAATGAGGCCCTTTTTAAGTCATAACGTCTACGATTCGGTACCTCATGGCATATTTGACAACACTTGCTACTCAGGCAAACTAAAAGGTATCTTTGATTACATATGGTTTCATGAAAGAGATTTTAAGTTGATCAGCGTGTTAAGCGGCAAAGAAGTATCAGAAGAGCTCTCCTCCACGGGCCAATTTGGCCTTCCTAACGAAATACATCCAAGCGATCACATACCAATTTTTATagaatttgaaatactttaa
- a CDS encoding endonuclease III domain-containing protein (similar to Ashbya gossypii ACR278W) produces MRSLNKTLKRSRVEIELETVSKYFKKEVTTVPPPQNEDKVDQDVDIKHIKSMNSQEYFDYIEVRASDVVSDSFNIKYSPSFPPTFLPIYSKVRLMRTKLVTPVDSVGCAMLPVTINEKFGIKKYEMLPKNYRLQLLVSLMLSSQTKDETNAQAMYNLMEYCVDKLNIKQGITLNSLLEIEEKQLDALIYSVGFHKKKSGYIKRMAQMLLDEFEQDVPTTITGLSSLPGVGPKMGYLALQKAWGIIGGIGVDVHVDRLCKMWKWVDPNKCKTPEHTRKALESWLPHELWNEINPVLVGFGQVICPARGKRCDLCLANKVCKSANHKLVKSGSLDECETSKRGDYSKLLEHLKERPPSPSAQILKK; encoded by the coding sequence ATGAGGTCGTTAAATAAGACGTTGAAAAGGTCAAGGGTTGAAATTGAGCTGGAGACAGTTTCGAAATACTTTAAGAAGGAGGTAACGACAGTTCCCCCACCTCAAAATGAAGACAAAGTGGACCAAGATGTTGACATCAAGCACATAAAATCCATGAATTCCCaggaatattttgattatattgAAGTCCGTGCTAGTGATGTGGTTTCTGATTCCTTTAATATAAAGTATAGCCCCTCATTTCCCCCAACTTTCCTGCCGATATATTCGAAAGTCCGACTTATGAGAACTAAGCTGGTCACACCAGTTGATTCAGTAGGTTGTGCCATGCTTCCAGTGACGataaatgaaaagtttgGCATTAAAAAGTACGAAATGCTGCCTAAAAACTATAGATTGCAGTTACTTGTGTCATTGATGCTGTCTTCTCAAACTAAAGATGAGACAAATGCACAAGCCATGTACAATCTTATGGAATATTGTGTGGATAAGTTAAACATAAAGCAAGGTATAACGCTAAATTCGCTACTGGAGatagaagaaaaacaactgGATGCACTAATATATTCAGTTGGATTTCACAAGAAGAAATCCGGATATATCAAGAGAATGGCTCAGATGCTTCTAGATGAATTCGAGCAAGACGTTCCTACAACGATAACCGGTTTGAGCTCTTTGCCCGGAGTCGGTCCTAAAATGGGATATCTGGCCCTGCAAAAGGCTTGGGGTATAATAGGGGGCATAGGCGTAGATGTGCATGTTGATCGACTATGTAAGATGTGGAAATGGGTTGATCCAAATAAGTGTAAAACACCTGAACATACACGAAAGGCACTTGAATCTTGGCTGCCTCATGAACTATGGAACGAGATCAACCCTGTTCTGGTTGGATTTGGACAAGTTATATGCCCTGCACGCGGAAAACGTTGTGATTTATGCCTTGCTAATAAGGTATGCAAGAGCGCAAATCATAAGTTGGTGAAATCTGGTTCATTGGATGAATGTGAAACCAGCAAACGTGGGGATTACAGTAAGCTGTTGGAACATTTAAAAGAACGGCCTCCGTCCCCCTCTGCTCAGATACTGAAAAAGTAG
- the TPD3 gene encoding protein phosphatase 2A structural subunit TPD3 (similar to Ashbya gossypii ACR279C) translates to MTERSEDLYPLALLMDELKHDDVANRVEAMKKLDTIALALGPQRTRDELVPFLTEVAQDDEDEVFAFLAEQLGKFVPYVGGNKYATLLLPALEILASTEETLVRDKAVNSLNNIAQELSQEQLFHDFIPLIENLATNEWFSSKVSACGLFKAVLVRVQDDKFRKELLALFLQLTQDDTPMVRRAAGRNLPTLIDLLTQNIHLSTNEDWDYISNMFQRLVGDSQDSVKFLAVEVLISILKFFNKKEDSTHTKGLLHSAVQLIGDEAWRVRYMAADCFEDLASQFTADPAYIEELVQPFLALCEDNESDVRKAIAKQIPGFAKLLPNSQIVLNKILPVVQTLCTDESETVRASLASEVTSLAPLLSKQEAIDNLIPILLNMLKDEFPDVRLNIITKLKVVNEATGIDFLTENLLPAITELAKDDNWRVRMAIIEYIPLLAEQLGVEFFDQQLADLCLSWLWDTVYSIRYAAVINLKKLTEVFGSDWSRERIISCLLKSDTQVLENFVYRITLLSALTELIPVVSAEVITDKILPFINHLSTDSVPNIRFNAAKSYAVMVETLGKEYNDLIKESVIIALEKLCQDSDVDVRYFAGQSLEKCKSLLS, encoded by the coding sequence ATGACTGAAAGAAGTGAAGATTTGTACCCGTTAGCGTTGCTGATGGACGAGTTAAAGCATGACGATGTTGCAAATCGAGTAGAAGCTATGAAGAAACTGGATACAATTGCGCTGGCGCTGGGTCCTCAGCGGACCCGGGATGAGCTGGTGCCCTTTTTAACGGAGGTGGCTcaggatgatgaagacgaGGTGTTCGCTTTTTTAGCTGAGCAGTTGGGAAAATTTGTTCCATATGTGGGGGGCAACAAGTACGCCACACTGCTTCTACCTGCATTAGAGATATTGGCGTCCACTGAAGAGACTCTAGTGAGAGATAAGGCTGTTAATTCgttgaataatattgcTCAGGAGTTGTCGCAGGAACAGTTATTTCACGATTTTATTCCTcttattgaaaatttggcTACAAACGAGTGGTTTTCTTCGAAAGTATCTGCCTGTGGCTTGTTTAAGGCTGTGCTTGTTCGTGTTCAAGATGATAAGTTTAGAAAAGAATTGTTGGCATTGTTTTTACAATTGACACAAGACGATACCCCAATGGTTAGACGAGCAGCTGGTAGGAACTTGCCAACTTTGATAGATTTACTAACTCAGAATATTCATTTGTCTACTAATGAGGATTGGGATTACATATCTAATATGTTTCAAAGATTAGTCGGCGACAGCCAAGATTCGGTAAAGTTTTTGGCTGTTGAAGttttaatttcaattttaaaattcttcaacaagaaGGAAGATTCTACGCATACTAAGGGACTATTGCATTCAGCCGTCCAGCTAATCGGTGACGAAGCATGGAGGGTTCGTTATATGGCTGCTGATTGCTTTGAAGACTTAGCTTCTCAATTTACTGCTGACCCTGCATATATAGAAGAATTAGTCCAGCCATTTTTGGCCCTCTGTGAGGATAATGAAAGCGATGTTAGGAAGGCTATTGCCAAACAAATACCGGGATTTGCAAAGCTTTTACCCAATTCGCAGATCGTTTTGAATAAAATTCTTCCAGTGGTTCAGACGTTATGCACGGATGAGAGTGAAACCGTCAGGGCGTCATTGGCCTCTGAAGTTACCAGTTTGGCGCCATTATTAAGCAAACAAGAAGCAATCGACAATTTAATACCCATTTTGTTAAACATGCTGAAAGATGAATTCCCCGATGTTAGGCTCAATATAATTACCAAGCTGAAGGTTGTCAACGAAGCCACTGGAATTGATTTCTTAACAGAAAACTTGTTGCCTGCAATAACTGAACTAGCAAAAGATGATAACTGGAGAGTCAGAATGGCTATCATAGAATATATTCCTTTACTAGCTGAGCAATTAGGTGTCGAATTCTTCGACCAGCAATTAGCAGATCTATGCTTATCTTGGTTATGGGATACAGTGTACTCTATCAGATATGCTGCTGTAATCAACTTAAAAAAACTGACTGAAGTATTTGGATCTGACTGGTCTCGGGAAAGAATTATCTCTTGTTTATTGAAATCAGACACGCAGGTGCTAGAGAATTTCGTTTACAGGATAACTTTATTATCCGCATTAACGGAGTTGATTCCTGTAGTTTCCGCAGAAGTTATCACAGATAAGATCTTACCGTTTATCAACCATTTGTCTACAGATAGCGTTCCCAACATTAGGTTTAACGCTGCAAAGTCATATGCCGTTATGGTTGAAACATTGGGCAAAGAATATAACGACCTCATCAAGGAATCTGTAATCATTGCTTTGGAAAAATTATGTCAAGATAGCGATGTTGATGTTAGATATTTTGCAGGCCAGAGTTTGGAAAAATGCAAATCTCTCTTGAGTTAg
- the PEX15 gene encoding Pex15p (similar to Ashbya gossypii ACR280C), which translates to MSQVITKSTVTLDSLLQNEMFQNSLTKKVNSRQEKSRECRDLYLKANFDKLLSKMYQYKILDHGFDEHSSDLWSWFLAAISGVRRLDELTPEVYKHINGELSRIYGGIFEVFEELRILEREKLMVNYFRTAVRFKNIDPTQSNEYLQKVNSNMCREIGKLVLEVHSEPEVKMFAKLVEIYIFDLQISRLNKSPEQSLYWLICRKFPLLSSKLSSLAQSRGTSSTLEDAILMQLESKRKTSKQRNSITTEKQAAPALNDRSQKSISGSKPQLLQALQPLVPIPTEVQRNNSKQEPSKYFKVSLLRYLPTWMTEVTDTRFIALVVIVFVAIKKVRWFKTLSNYGLLSISDILNLLKSI; encoded by the coding sequence ATGTCACAAGTTATAACAAAATCAACTGTAACTCTGGATTCGTTACTGCAAAATGAGATGTTCCAGAATTCACTCACGAAGAAAGTAAATTCCAGGCAAGAAAAATCACGAGAATGCAGAgatttatatttaaaagCGAATTTTGATAAACTTCTTTCCAAAATGTATCAATATAAGATATTGGACCATGGGTTTGATGAGCATAGTAGTGATTTATGGAGTTGGTTTCTTGCAGCTATTAGCGGAGTACGTCGTCTCGATGAGTTGACTCCGGAAGTGTACAAGCATATTAATGGCGAATTAAGCCGTATTTATGGAGGTATATTTGAAGTCTTCGAGGAACTGAGAATACTAGAGCGGGAGAAGCTTATGGTCAATTACTTTAGGACTGCTGTGCggtttaaaaatattgatccTACACAGAGCAATGAATATTTACAGAAGGTCAACTCGAATATGTGTCGGGAAATAGGTAAGTTGGTTCTTGAAGTGCACAGCGAACCAGAGGTGAAAATGTTTGCAAAGTTGGtggaaatatatatctttgaTCTACAAATAAGTCGCTTGAACAAATCTCCCGAACAGTCCTTGTACTGGTTGATCTGCAGAAAGTTTCCACTGTTGAGCAGCAAGCTATCCAGCCTTGCACAAAGCCGTGGTACTTCCAGCACTTTAGAGGATGCCATTCTTATGCAACTTGAATCCAAGAGAAAAACGTCCAAGCAAAGGAACTCAATAACTACAGAGAAACAGGCAGCCCCTGCTCTCAATGACAGGTCCCAGAAGTCCATCAGTGGCTCGAAACCTCAACTTCTCCAGGCACTGCAACCGCTTGTACCTATTCCCACCGAAGTTCAAAGGAATAACAGCAAACAAGAACCCTCTAAATATTTCAAGGTGTCTTTACTCAGATATTTACCTACATGGATGACCGAAGTGACCGACACTAGGTTCATAGCGTTGGTCGTCATTGTATTCGTTGCAATTAAGAAGGTTCGGTGGTTCAAAACCCTCTCCAACTACGGCCTACTTAGCATATCTGATATTTTGAACCTTTTAAAAAGCATTTAG